The DNA window tctttatttttgttatgttttggAGTGAGAACGCGGATGAGTGCTCTCCACCTCTCAACCACATCTTCCCCTAATGGTCCCACCATATCTGATCTGACTCTAGGAGCACGTAATGAAGGTAATATGACACAACAGTAGGTGACTGTTGGCCGAGCAACATTTCCTTGACGAATCATTGCTTCTGCCAAAGATATGTAGCCGATAAAAGTAGAAGGATACACTCATCGTCATAAGCACAAGTTCATTATCTCAATGTCTAGGAATTCCTGGTCCTGAAGCGAGGAGAAGCCAGCCTTGAAGGCGTGAGCAAGCTTCAGACTGACATAACTTCAAGATCTATTTACTCTACTTGAACATTGTCCGGTGTCACACAAAGGGCAAAGAAACCTTCGAAATCTTGAGGACAAAACTCAAATGCGAATATTCAACAGTACTGTACTGGATGTGGTCTAGTGTCATTTCTGGACTCGATTTTGAATGCGCAGCACATGCAGCGTCCTATTTTTTCCCTCTGTATGTCATTCTGGTCAATTCTTATCCAATTCGTTAGCGGATTTCACTGTtgttgtgaatattttagaagAATGAGGCTCCGCCacttggaccaatgctaacaTCCCGCGAAATTTAAAATAGTGCAGTGGGTAACCAATTTCTTGCGTTGAATTTATAGGTGAGCTAACTATAGCTCATAGCTAACCGAAAAAGCAGCGCTAGCAGCAGATCCACTTTAAGAGGATAAAACCTACTAAAAATCCACTGTCGAAGTGGAAACACCTCCAACAGAATCTCAAAACCAACCTTATAGTAGGCGAGTGCGCTCAAGCAGTTTTCTGTTTAAGGCGAGTCACAAACCCTTTGCAACTAATGAGTTTGTTGCAATATGCTGTACGCGAGGACGAAATAGGACAACAACTTGTGCAAGAATGCATTCCTTCTTAAAATCGTTTATGAGTATTTTTGTACAAAACTGTAATAGGTGCTGCTCTCAGGAATATTCATAGAAAACCTCAGACATAGAATCGCACGAATGTCTAGGTGCTGAAGAGCGCAGAATGTTCAGGTCGCTTACATGTATTTCAgtgagaattttcttcctctcatCGCATACTCTCTTCTCGTCATCATAACCTCTTTCGTTCGTTTTCGACGTTAGGAATCTAGATATTTCCTCTAttctcacttggtcctcgagaccGCTATTTGTCTTGGTCTCGTTGAGGCTTTTGAGAGGATATGTTGCAAATGTTCTGCTTTTCCGACTCTggcgaaggcgacaacgccaaaacgttagccatgagaaagaaatgtaaCAATCATTGCTTTTACTTGGTATACTTGACCGTTTTCATGCTTCCGTGAGGAGTATTGTATAAGCAAATTGTGTTCTACATGCAAGAGAACCGTTTtcatgtctcctgaagtttcaCAAGCGCATACAAAGCTTAGCCAGTCCTTGTTGCTCCTATTTAGGCAAGAACTCCCGTTTTTACAATACATAGGACACATATGGAGAAGTATAGATGGGTCGGTGAAATTTTGATGAGAATCGACGTCAGGTTGACGGAGGGGACGTTGGCGTGGATTCAAAAAATGTGTCCGACAAGGGAAACTGCCAACGAGACAGAACATGAGAGGATCAGCTGATGACTCAGCTGGATGTGGCTCAACAAGGTCAAGGTCACCCATGAGACTTACGAATATCTTGGGTGATGAATCcgggaaaaaggaaacaatgaATTTGGGGTTTGGACCCGCACCACCAGTGAAGATAGACCATTTGAGTGAATAAGTAGTTGGTTACATCCTTGTGAGACTATGACACTCCTGTTTATTGCAGTTgctctttttcgttttgatttttcatctgTGCAGTTGTCACTTATACTTTTCGAACATTTCACTTGTCCTTAAGACAGAGTAATGTAGCCGATCTGTTTGCATGTTGTCCTGTTCTAGTATTGCTGTCACGTAAACATGCTCGAGCAGACCAGTGCAAGCGTACGGACGTTATGAGTACAGATTGTCAtcttagtccttttccgtttcggtagcctacattactcctgcaaccccgtctttcccggcgctaccgtatccggctttcctccagaatccagagactcttttctattaccgTGTTTTGCATACAAGTTCAAAACTTGTGGGCAGTCATATGAGTTTTGGGAGAGCGTTGCGTGCTTCCGTAAAGGACAGGTGGAGCTTATTCGTTGACTAATACTGACTTGTTCGATTTGAGGTGCAacggaggcgactccaaaccgcctctgTTGTActtcccagtcacttgattgctgGCTTTTGGCTGGACCGACGTGTGGGATAAAAAAGCATTATGAGCCcatcctggcacagcagaaacaagtCCTTCGCTGAATTCTTCTGCGTCCCAGAGCAGGTACAAGGTCTCTTTTGGTTCGCGATTTGCCCCCTCCCCACCACCTGCAGACGCGAACCTCGCGTCTAACCGGCCGTGTTCCCTCAAATAAGGGAGATCCATGGATCCAGCATTAGACTTGGCTTCTATATTTATTCTAACCATCTAcagaacaaaataagaaacaaagatCAACCTCTTTGGCAGCTACTTTACTTTAGTCTTGAGGTGTTCGAGTCCGAACCTTCTTAATCAATTCTTGGCATTCCAGTaccgaaaacaaaaatacaagaTGAACCTGTATATACACTTTGCATTTAAAACACTGAATGAAAGCGTGGCAGGAGGAACGTTTAAAAACAATCCTGACCTTTTATTACGATCGAGCCCATGCCTTCTTTCTCGATTTTTACCTGTTTGAACGAGGGGTCGGAGTCGAGGTGGAACTATTGGGAAGTGCAGTGAAGAATGGcgctagcaaaggtcctctCAGGATGCTAACCGCTACGgtccaccgcactgcttcgcTTACCCAACAGCaccgtgattcgtgtcgtccTGATCccattaaattccattaaatgCGTGGGACTCTCGCTAATTAAAGGAAGACAGTCATTCTATCGAAATTACTACCTTAAACATGTATTTATCCAAATTTTGCGACAGTAGGAACATACTTAATTTGTGTTTAAAGCTTCCAAACCAACACATGCCCGAAATTATGGTGCACATATAGGCGCTGAAAACGGTGATGGCCGGTGAGACAAACGGTGCCCATCCTTGAATTGATTGATGGTGGATTGCGTACAAATACTGTAGTCACCACTGAAGGggagaaaaatatgtgaaatagTTTCAAACGGAAGTATTTgcctacaaaaaagaaagattatgGAATATATTAACATAGCGAATGTTTCGTTATAGACATACAGCAGCAGATGtttaaaatgttgaaatgattttctatttttggaaGCCGTTTTATCATATGTATATGGAATGCGCTCGACGAAAATACTTAATGGAACATCGCTTTTTATACAAGATAATTCGCTACTGCTGCATTTGAgatattggaaaaaattgaatttttagtAGAGGAAAGTTGCTAGGAATAAAAAATCACCATTTGCATGCTAGCTCGAAGGGCAACGATCCTAAGAATAGGGTTATTTAAAAGTCAATAATCGTGTTCGAAAACGGCCAAGGAATATGTTCATGGAAGTGAGAACGAGGCGAATCTTACGAGATCAAATCAATTTGTTTGAAGGTTGGCGCTACCAGAAATACAtgagaaatattcttttttccttttctctttatgTTTTTCTGTGGACGACAACACGATTATTGCCTACT is part of the Necator americanus strain Aroian chromosome V, whole genome shotgun sequence genome and encodes:
- a CDS encoding hypothetical protein (NECATOR_CHRV.G20837.T1) produces the protein MVRINIEAKSNAGSMDLPYLREHGRLDARFASAGGGEGANREPKETLYLLWDAEEFSEGLVSAVPGWAHNAFLSHTSVQPKASNQVTGKYNRGGLESPPLHLKSNKSVLVNE